The DNA window AAATTAAACCACATAACATAATACGGCGATTTCTCATCTCATTGTGAAAAGGCTTTGATACAAAAAAGGTGTATATCGTGATGAATCGTTCTTTTTtaggttttattttacaattaaataGTTATGAAAGAGATCTGTCCTATAAGGATGAGTATTGCACAAAAGGAAAAATATACGAATAAAAAATAccatttctttctttctttcgaaatgaaatctaaaataatattatttctcaATAAAATACATCACTACCTGTACTTCGCCCATCCCTACAGATGGTAGTCATTTTGTTCGTTCTCTATGTTTTTTCTGCATCATGTTTTGTAAGTTCATGGCGATTGGTCAAATTGTCAGGTTGTAGTGAAATTTAACCAATAAACGAATCTTAGTTTGGTTGTTATTGGTGGATGCCATATTCTACGTATgagaacaaataaaaaaataattaattgtctGCTTGACGCATCGTGGGACGCTTTTATTCGCGccgtgtaatttttatttaagttaaaaTTATAAAGTGAGTACATCGGCATTGTTTTAAACGTATTGATAATCGTGTTTTATTGTTCATAAGGTGTAAAATGTTAACGTTTTTTAGTATATATTCCAGATGTCGGGAATAGCCAGTGCACGTTTAGCGGAGGAGAGAAAAGCTTGGCGCAGAGACCATCCTTTCGTACGTATGATTTGGATTaccgtttttttgcaaacaTCAATTGTTTGATATTTTAACGAGTCCGTCTTATTTTTCAGGGATTTGTTGCCAGACCTATGAAAAACCCTGATGGATCACTTAATTTGATGACATGGGAGTGTGCGATTCCCGGAAAGAAGGGGGTTAGTAGTTCTAGATTTTTCACTTTTTCCTTTCACCCATTATGCAGTCTTCTTCGTCAATGGAAGATATTTTGCTGATCACAGGAAATTACTTGTCGAAATATAATACCAGAATTACGTTTTACCTTCATATAATGGATTTCAAAACAAAGCATATCATGTAAGTTTCATCATTATACTTGACAtttaacatttgtttttttttcagacacCATGGGAGGGTGGTTTATACAAATTGCGAATGATTTTCAAAGATGACTACCCATCGAGTCCCCCAAAGTGCAAATTCGAGCCTCCTCTGTTTCATCCCAATGTGTACCCGTCTGGAACAGTGTGCCTGTCTCTGCTAGATGAGGAGAAAGATTGGCGTCCCGCCATCACAATCAAACAGATTCTGCTGGGTATCCAAGATCTACTGAATGAGCCTAATGTGAAGGACCCTGCACAGGCTGAAGCTTACACAATTTACTGGTTGGTATTGCCTTAGCCCTTAAACAATTCAGTATTTAATAAAATCATGGTTCAAGCCTGTAAAAGATTAATAAAATTTGCTTCTAAACCCATGGTTGTTTGAAAAGTTTTGCAATGTTTGAGGACTTATAGGCAAAACAGTCTTTAGTCAAGTTATTTGTCAGTTATAGGTAGATATTTACTTCCAAATTGCCTCCACCTGTTACTATATCACTTAATGACTGATGAGTAGTTACATACCTACTGAAATAACCTATAACGtgacattgttttaaatgtcaaggtcacgCTTTCAAGGATCAAAATTGACAGGCTGCATAAGAGGAGTTATTGAATGTTACCAtagttaatattttttcttttattacagCCAAAACCGACTAGAGTATGACAAGCGAGTCCGCGCGCAGGCACGCGCCATGGCTGCCACCGAGTGAACACACAACATTCTGGAATGTTCCTAAAGCTCAACTACCGCCATTTCAAAGTGTAGCTGCAACTGTAACATATATTTGAGTTCATGCGGAACGCAAAGAGTCATACAATATATTGGTATCTTTATACTCTTTTCTGTGACTCTTTTCATTCCACAGAGAGGGTAGATAAAACGGGCATTTGATGAAATTAAAAATCAGTTCAGTTGCAGTAAACAGACATGTTACAGTTGCATCTATGCTATCTTGTCTGTTGCAGCCAAATGCATTCCACAAAAGAATCTGTAAAGAACATCATTTGGTATTGTATACTTACTCTGATTCCAGGGCTACCCCACAAGTCTCTGAAACTggttaataatgttaatatatgTTTAATTAGGGTTAGGTATTATCTTGTCTAAGCTGTATCTCAagtattattttgttatattactCAAGATTGTACCTAAGGTTACATCAacactagggtggagcgaaaaaacacttttctggaattagcaaacctaatagttatcaatcaatgccccttagtctatgaagcctttgtgcaaattttcggctttttaaatcaacatcttatacctccgcattagggttgaaatttttaaaatctcatacaaacctaaaaattcaactttcagataaaaaaaaattttcggcagtattatgtttagtatgttattgatacctatcattatgagaaactacaaaaagttgcgaaaatagcgtcaataatcgccaaagtttgtctagtttcagtacattcgccaaaatagccgctaaaatactgaaaattggcgatttttaacgctattttcgcaatttttggtagctTCTTGTAATAACATGTattaataatgtatactgaacataatactgccgaaaaatattttttatctaaaagttgaattttcaggtttgtatgtgattttcaaaatttcaaacaaaatgcggaggcagaagatgttgatttaaaagctgaaaatttgcacaaaggcttcttagactaaggggcattgattgataactattaggtttgctaattccagaaaagtgtttttttgctCCACCCTAATCAACACAAAGaacatgtaaaaaatatatgGGGTAGTTCAGCTGACAAACATTCAAAGTataaagctctttatgcagaaaTGTTCTTAGTGTTAATGTAACTTTATAACCAAATTAACTCAAATATTATGTGATTAATTATATAGGTTTTGTTccaaaaacttttcagattagTGGGGTTCTTTCTCATATTACATTTATGACTAGAAATAATTGAAATCAGCTGATGTATTTTAgcttagggctgcagagagctCTTTTGTAGTATGTAAATCAAGTAACATTGTAAAATAACACAACACTCCATAATAGACCTGGCAATTATTGTTTACATTAGAATATTGTTAACTATTAAGGACctaatttattggtaaatgaCAGCATTGGGGAGACAGTATTGGTCCCAAACGTTTGTGCTATACAATATGGTCTTATTTCTACAGATTTGTTTTTGTCGTGACACCTTGACGCGTAAAAACAATCTGCGAATATAAGATCTTACATACTGTCGAGATGTTCAAAACGTTAGTTGCTTTAAGAATCTGCgtcattattttaactatttttgTATCTTATGTCCGTCTTATCGAACAATAAAAATTAGTAAAAACTATGGCATTGTTCTTTCCTATCCCAACTTTGTTTTTAGTGTTTTTAGCACATAATTTTATAAGGCTTGCTGTTGTACCGCATTAGTAAAAAAAATGGATAGACAAAATAAACTTAGGGATGCAAAGCAGTTTCTAAACTTTAGGGACCGCTTTGCACACAGACCTATTTATTTTCTCATTGGCTTTGCATGAGATCACGTGAGATTTGCTGCGAGTAgagcaaagaatataatactcactagagTGCACTTTAGTGCACCTTGACCTCATTATTAGAATAAAATCAGCCCAAAGATTTCGACACTATTGTAAATTCATTCTTATTTAAGATAAAATCAAAGAATGCGAAAATACTTCTGGCTGTAAACATTATTGTCATAGCTCAGAACtacaaaagaaattaaaaaagcAATTTGTCAAATTGACACATTTGACAATTCTAATTTGCTCTCTGGgtatttatttctttcaacTTGAATAGTTAATTACTTATTCATTAGTGATTTGTGTGCTttctttataattaaattatattggTCGTATCGGATTACATATAGGACTGCTAAACTTTCCTATTTTATACTCTTCAGTATTGGTATAAATTCTTATAACCTAATTCATTGTTGTTAAACACTTGCATAAATCTTATCAAAAACCTCAGACGATAACAATGGCAGACGACGAAGTGGATCCTAAAGAGTATCGCTGGGAAACCGGCTATGAGAAAACCTGGTGAGTAGCTGCCCTAGCTCTCTGTATCATATTTCTAACTTTTGTTTTGATGAATTGAGGTTATGTTTTGCTTGCACTAAAATTTCCGTCTTTTTTGACGCTTTTGCGTCTGAATAAGTAAACAATATTCTTATTATGTACACAGGGAGGCAATTAAAGAAGATGAGGATGGTTTGGTGGAAGGCTTGGTGGCGGAGTTCGCCCAAAAGGCGGCTCGAAAGGCCGCGGCACCGCGCAAAGGGCCCGTGAGGCTTGGTATGATGCGCCATCTTCTGGTGGCCGTGGATTGCTCCGAGGCGATGAGCTGCCAGGATATAAAGCCTACTAGATTCCTTTGCACATTAAAGGTATGTCATTctgtatttctattttatacttATAACAAACAGAGTCACTTGTATGTGCTAAACAATAACTCCTAAGCTAAGTTGGTCATAGCAGCTGCGCCGGCAATAAAGAAGGTCACAGGTTTGAGTCCTGCTGGAGgtgtcaatttaaaaatatgtagaatAATTCCTGTTATCAATTTTGAGGTATGCATGTAAACCATTGTTACAATTCAcagtatattttaattttatttataggttttattttagttttcatGTTATTGTTTTAGTTCTTACTAGTTTATATGATTTTGTGTTAAATAAATTCTTCAATTCTAATTTGCCTAATGTAATTAAATTGTTTTAGATGTTTAATAAATTAATCTCTATCAATTCACGGTAGGTATCTGTAATGTGTACAATCAATATAGCACATACAGTCTATTGGAATTGAAGTTATGCTattaatataagtatttttaggTACATTTTTACATGTATATGGTTTTTTCAATATTATAAACTTCATATTGATATTCTGTGTGTTTTTCAGTTGCTAGAGAGATTTATTGAAGAATTCTTTGATCAAAATCCCTTGAGTCAATTGGGCCTGGTGCTTATGAAGAATAAGAGAGCAGAGAGGCTCACTGAAATGTCAGGAAATGTCAGAAAACACATAAAGGCAGTTCAAgggtaagatttttttatttacagaaaATTCTACTACTTTGTAGGATCTGTTTAACCTGTATCCTATTACATATACACTAGATCAGGGGTCACCAATTAGTTTCTTCAGGGGTTCAGTTTTTTAAATAGCGATCATGAATGATGAGCCTGCCAAGCAGTCCAATCCAACTGAGATGCCTACACCCCTCAGGGTAGTTTTGAGACTACTGTTGTCTAGACCAAACCCTTGTTACCAACTTAGTTAAGATTTGATCTGTGCATATCTTTTTGGTACTGCTTTATAAAAAAGtgtgttgatttttttttattttttttgtatattttttttattttttaaaatcacAATTTTTTCCAGCTTGTCAAATATGGCACTGACTGGTGAGCCATCACTGCAGAACACATTGGAGTTTGCCAGTCGAGTGCTCAAGCCCCTCCCTGGACATGCCTCAAGAGAACTGCTAGTGCTATTTGCCTCACTCACTACTTGTGACCCGGGAGATATAACTACTACTATACAGGTAGGATTGTGTGATACAATATGTCATTCACAAGCAAAAAATATCAtgttattgttgtttttttttctatactaCAAAATAAGTTtcttttgcaaaaatttcatttttggcacaagcttttatcgccaactgtacctttctttcaacagttatctactgctctccgagacttttctaaaaaccccttactctaTGAGGATAAGctgtttcataacagagttcctaaggccacctttctgctccatcatcagatcagctccatgataccataatattgcattgtcacgtgatttacatatgtgtgcaaaatttgagctcaatcggaaaccgggaagtgggtcaaacttagcttctacattttgacccaaactaacatactaacaaggcaagttaaataaaagcttgtaaaaataacCTACCAGAGCTTATCAGTTCCTTTTGCCTGCAAAATTATCGTACCTAAATGTACATCTTGTATAGGTTTAAACTGTTTAATGTGCAAATTAATATACCGGCTGTAAAgggtgtttaaaaaaaaaaaattcgacaaaaaaatatgtgaattttgtatggaaaatttgcgacacatttttttattgtcggaatcgaatcagctcgtgattctgaacagaatgagcccaaacacgtccagatctggtgaaattcgatatttgggtttttttttaaaaacacccAAAACCTGTCTATGTTTTAATTAACAGTTTCCCATATTTTTTTCTGATAGCACAAGTAGATCTTGGTACACTTGGTGGATCTACATCAAATAGATATCTTTCCTTATATTGTGAATTATGTTTGCAGAGTCTCAAGACAGATGGAATCAGGTGTAGTGTCATTGGACTGGCAGCTGAAGTCAGGATCTGCAAAAAGTTATGTCAAGACACGGGTGGTGAATATGgggtatgtaaaaaaatataaaacattagTCTATTAGTGGCCACTGaccacatattttaagtggCACATTGTATCAGCAAACAtcgaaaaaacaaaaatagttgACGAAAAACCTTGGTCAGGTTTCTAATCATACATGGATGAGAGTTATAATAAGGATGTACTATATTATTATTGTCTTGTTGTTAGTATGATTCCGTAAGCTTCGCTGCGTCGCAGAATAAATAATTGTACTGTGTACTGAAGGCTCAATCAAAAAACTCTATTTagttatacagagtgtaacaaaaatggtggtgatccgtttaagggcgtactcagtatcgtattcttatcaggaaaaagtagaagaaaatttttttttcgctaaaaaaattttcacttttgtatgagccgggccgcgcgaatcggtcgaatctccatacaaagataaaaaaattttttgcgaaaaaaaatttttatcatactttttcctgatgagaatacgatactgaatacgcccttaaacggatcaccaccatttttgttacaccctgtattgaaCATGCCTGTTTAGGCTGAGAGACGTTTGTCACACGTATCGGCGCTTGATAAGTTAATTACTTTACTATTTTTGACAATCCTAAGAGGCCAGCAAGATTCGACCCTAAACCACAGGTTTTGTATGATTTTTCCTTTCTGAATGCTACCAGTATGACTTTTTCTGTGCATAAACTCTAATTTAATGTTTTCTAATTTGTTGTTATTCAGGTGATCCTAGACGATGTTCACTACCGCACGCTCCTGTTGGACTGTACGGCGCCTCCGGCCCGCGCGCGCAGCCTCGACGCGGGGCTCGTCAAGATGGGCTTCCCTCACGCGCCGCCCTCAGAACAGGACAACAGCGCCCCGCCGCCCGTCACTCAATGCATGTGGTTAGTACTTACTGTAGCCACACTAGTTCACAGTGTTCAATGTTCATACTAGTGCAGTAGTGTGCATCCTCGATACGGGGCTCGTCAAAATGGGCTTCCCTAACGCCCCGCCGTCAGAACAACCATGATTGACGTCTGAAAATGGTAGCTAACCAAATTGaccgccaatccaagatggcggaagGATTTGATCAGCTGTCTCATGGATTACTTGCCGAAAACAGCTAGAAAACACATTGTTAAGAAATTTGTGTTATTTGGACTACTTGCCGAGAACTAGAATAAACCACGCTGGACTCGCGATAACGGTCTGCACTGCCGAAACACTGCCGATACATACAGTTTGGGAACAGTTTTGCGTTTTACCTAAGTACCTTGCGGCTTCGTAGTGTATCTATTTGCTATCCTGTcataaatttttcattttttcattaattgttCTTTTTTTCAGTCACTTGGAAGAAGGTGAAGGAGTAGGCACGGAAGGCCACCTCTGCCCGCAATGTCGCAGTAAATACTGCTCCCTGCCAGCGCAGTGTCGAACCTGCGGCCTCACGTTAGCGTCAGCGCCACATTTAGCCAGGTATGTGTACCATAAGGTCCACTTTTGGTTTCAAGTGTTTAGGAAGGCCAAAGGTGTAGTGAGATGTACGTAgcatataacatattataatgcctgaccagaaatactacgcgccatgttgagAAATCTCATCAAAACTATTTCTTCATACTACACTAAACTGTCaacgcatacatcagaatagcagcgccctcttgacaatagtcatatatttctggtaagGCTTTAGTTAAGTTTGCATGCTTTATTAATGTGATATTTGTAATACAGACGTTTAGCACACgtacatgtttttatttatttattgatgtaTTTAATCTGAACCCACACCacatggcgaccgtgacaggacaCGGGGCACGACATCGAGTTTAATATGATACAAAAGTTTTGCaagacaatattttttatattatcttatTTAATTTGCACGGTTTGTTGTAGGTCTTATCACCACCTGTTCCCAGTGGAGCCATATGAAGAAGTACCAAATGAAGGCCAAGCTCAGTGCTGTTTTGGGTGCTTAAGGCCTTTTGTGGAACTTGACAAAGAGGTAAGcaaaaaatcaaatcaaatagtAAATATTGTAGTGTGTAAGTATTGTAGAGAGTAATGTTACAAAAATAAGGCCtgtatgtgacgttatctgggtaaagggaccttattgtcgatggcgcttacggcgttatgagcggtGTTTGTAGACagatacgacgccgcgggacgtaagcgccttTTATATTTAGACCGTGTTCcaaaaggtcgcaggttcgagtcctgcctcAGGGGAGAATATTAAATTTTTTCTTTACTTTAAACATTTGTAGCACTGCACCCAGATGTTTCTGTTAGAAAACTAAATTACCTTAACCTCTTGGGGTCCAATGTCCTAATATTAGTACATATTACCTCCAATGAAGTTTTAATCTCAGTTAAATATaatcacagaacaccccactagaagcctaatgcaagcgatattgttcgagacgcaaatcaccaatccttgcggggtgaggcgggagcgcacggtgctgccattggtcgtttcaaataatggcacGCCTTTACGCTTAgccgtagggatgggaatgggacatgtctattatagacaatggtaccggtaccagtactgtggtgaatttgttttgcaacaaattataatgttatagcagtttttctaacttatttatatttctttagttaTAAAGTATTATTTCTACAAGAAATGGTAAGAAATGCGCAAGTTAGGCGTTtttgcaagcttttatttaacttgcaatgttAGTATATTCGGGTGAAATCATGTGACTTTTAAAgcagatatttttaaccgattgagctgaaattttgcacacataattgtgtaaatcacgtgacgatgcaatattatggtatcgtgGAGCTGATCTGCTGATGGACCAGAAACGTGGCAATAGATTAAATTTCATATCTGATTATGATGTTGACctcaattccaataaggcctagttacccttcgggttggaaggtcagatggcagtcgctttcgtaaaactagtgcctacgccaaatcttggccaaagcggaccccaggctcccccatgagccgtggcgaatgccgatgccgggataacgcaaggaggatgatgattgtgatagcacctcaataaaaatcattctactaactaataactaaactgtgcatttttaattacgtttactaagttaaattgccaactaaatattctaatctaatcaatcaactaaataacactaaacactacagactctacagattctagataattattcacaattacaaatctgctttcttttatatttcataaaatggtagcacatggtacgaacggtagtacgaagttcccgcaacagacataaactaacatggccccatccctagtcgtttacgtgaaagagatagcatatcgcattgttaactaggcaaaaagggatggacgcgcctcggcgccgctcagtacaaccatattgaccagtataaatgaactccgcggataataaacaatattcaacaaaataattaatttgacttaactgtggaatgttattccatcttttttatatgtggaagtgttagaagacttgccacaccactttatgctgcaagagaccattgtttgcaaccaaatttaattatttaagattttttcccgagcgtacacgaacactgttagcgggtcgtatacttgggtgctactgatcggtgtcgcgcgcgttcaaacttttatacacctgatttttcgtatgcttggtgaccgcgagtcgccctgtaagggccgtcttgttgggTTGGTCTGTGAATATAATACAGTTGCTTTTGTTTTGTTCGATTtacaaacaaaagaaattaaacTCTCATTTCTAAAGCTATTGATTCAAATTTGATTGGAAATTTTGCTTGTATGGTGGGTCTTTAGCTTTAGAGAAGGATAGTAAAGTTATCAACCTGCTATGGAGTGACGTAATTGAAATGCAATTAGTAACTTTTCGTTCTTTTCAGTTGCACCGTTGCCCTCGTTGCCGCGAGCATTACTGCTGGGAATGCGCTAGCTCGGTCGCGTCCACACTGCACGTTTGTCCCGCCTGCGCCTCCCGTCCACACCTGTACCAGCGGCTGCCCgaccacgagtgaagcgaggACACGTGTGACTGTGTGTATACTTGTACATCGCCGATTATTGAGGTCATTCACGGTCA is part of the Leguminivora glycinivorella isolate SPB_JAAS2020 chromosome 10, LegGlyc_1.1, whole genome shotgun sequence genome and encodes:
- the LOC125230190 gene encoding SUMO-conjugating enzyme UBC9-A, translating into MSGIASARLAEERKAWRRDHPFGFVARPMKNPDGSLNLMTWECAIPGKKGTPWEGGLYKLRMIFKDDYPSSPPKCKFEPPLFHPNVYPSGTVCLSLLDEEKDWRPAITIKQILLGIQDLLNEPNVKDPAQAEAYTIYCQNRLEYDKRVRAQARAMAATE
- the LOC125230449 gene encoding general transcription factor IIH subunit 2, with product MADDEVDPKEYRWETGYEKTWEAIKEDEDGLVEGLVAEFAQKAARKAAAPRKGPVRLGMMRHLLVAVDCSEAMSCQDIKPTRFLCTLKLLERFIEEFFDQNPLSQLGLVLMKNKRAERLTEMSGNVRKHIKAVQGLSNMALTGEPSLQNTLEFASRVLKPLPGHASRELLVLFASLTTCDPGDITTTIQSLKTDGIRCSVIGLAAEVRICKKLCQDTGGEYGVILDDVHYRTLLLDCTAPPARARSLDAGLVKMGFPHAPPSEQDNSAPPPVTQCMCHLEEGEGVGTEGHLCPQCRSKYCSLPAQCRTCGLTLASAPHLARSYHHLFPVEPYEEVPNEGQAQCCFGCLRPFVELDKELHRCPRCREHYCWECASSVASTLHVCPACASRPHLYQRLPDHE